In Acidobacteriota bacterium, the sequence GCACGGTCATCTTTTGTTTGTGGGTCGGACTGGTTCTCTGTGTTCTTCCCTGGCTCCCGGCTTGGACGGAGAATGCTCTCGTAAACGATTTTCCGGGACTCCGCTCGTTCCTGGGCACAGGATTCATTCGGGGCTTGGCCAGCGGGTTGGGCCTGCTGGACCTCTGGATCGGCATCTCCGAAGCCGTGCATTATCGCGATCGGCGCTGAGCCGTCTGCATCTCTCTTCCCACTCCTGTAAGCTTGAATCCAGACTAAAGGCCAACTTCAACTTTCTTGCTCATGCCACAACACGAGAAACCGATTCTTGAAAAAGCTCCTCTCGCCTACGAGAACCCACAATTTCTAAACAGCCCTGATGGACGTGGCATGCGCATCCTGGCCGAATATCAGGAGCCGCTGGCGCGTTTCCGTCGTGAGCGCATTCAGGACACCGTCGTCTTCTTTGGTTCTGCGCGGTTTGCCAATCTTTCTTCGGCTCAGACAGCGCTGCAGCTTCTCGAGAAACCGGGTTCCGCAATTCCAGCTCCGGAGCGAGAGCAACCTGCGACTCTCGACGGGGCTCTGCATGGCCGGGAAAACTCTCTCAAATTGAAGAGAGCTCAAGCCGCAGTGGCAATGGCGCGCTATTACGAGGAGGCTCGACGGCTCGCGTTCCTGCTCACGAAGTGGTCGATGAAGCTGCATTCCAAGCGGCATCGGTTCGTGGTGACGTCGGGCGGCGGTCCGGGAATCATGGAGGCGGCGAACTTGGGGGCCAGCGAGGCCGGCGGGAAGACCATCGGACTCAATATCCGACTGCCTTTCGAGCAATTCCCGAATCGGTACATTACTCCCGAGCTCAACTTCGAGTTCCACTACTTCTTCATGCGCAAATACTGGTTCGCGTATTTATCCAAGGCGCTGGTGATATTCCCCGGTGGCTTCGGCACACTCGATGAGTTATTCGAGATTCTGACCTTGGCACAGACGGAAAAGCTGGCAAAGAAAATTCTGGTGCTGATCTACGGCAAAGAATATTGGAACCGCGTGCTCAATCTCGATGCTCTGGTTGATACCGGAACTATCTCTCCGGAAGACAAGGAGCTTTTCTGCTATGTCGACACTCCGGAAGAGGGATTTGAAATATTAAAGGAAGGCCTGACCAGGTATCACCTTCAGCCGCAACACCTTCCCGCCCCCGAACCAGACAAGGAAGAAGCGAAGGACCAGGGCGAGGCACCGGAGATTGCGAAGACGCGTGGCTAGTTCGATGTCTGCTCCGGCACTTTCTTGCCGTTGAGAATGCGTCGAATGGTGTGGTCGATCTCTTCAGGCTCGGCGCTGAAGAGATGATGGTCCGCATCGCGGACTTCAGGGCTGATGCGACAAAGCTCAAGAATCTCCGCGCGATCGCAATGCTTGCGAGTCAGATTCGCCATCTCGCGCTTCTGACCACCCTCGATGGCAACGCCCAAGATCACGAGATCAAAATCGGCCGACTTCAGAACATTGTGTGTTTCTCGAATATTGGCGGTAGACACTACTTCGAAGCCCCGGCTTTGGAGCATCATGTGGCGCGTGACACGTAGAGCGTCGTTGCTTGCCACGGAGAGAATTTTCTTGCGCATTCAGTTTGAGAATTGCAGGAGTAGTGCTCCTACTTTATCAAATCCGGAGTTGGCGTCGGAGGTTCCGCGATTTGCGCGGGACCATGTGCGAATTTATACTGGCAGGTTTGCTCGGGCGGCAGGTTTCAAGATAGAGCCCCCGTCTAGCCTGCGCCAATCGCATTTCCTAATCCGACCTCAGCGAGATCATCCATGACGACTCAGACCAAGGAACCCGGCGTCAGCAATTTCTCCGCCGAACAGGAATTCAACCCATGGGAGGCTCAGGCTGCGCGCTTCGATTTAGCCGCACAGAAATTGAAGCTCGATCCCGGCATCTGGAAGGTGCTGCGCTATCCCAACCGCGAGATCATCGTGCACATTCCCGTGCTGATGGATGATGGCAGTATTGAGGTTTTCACCGGATTCCGTGTACAGCACTCGATCGCGCGCGGACCGGCAAAGGGAGGCATTCGTTATAGTCCCGATGTCTCACTCGATGAAGTTCGCGCCCTCGCCAGCTGGATGACATGGAAGTGCGCTGTGGTGAACATTCCGTTTGGCGGGGCTAAAGGCGGAGTTATTTGCGATCCGAAGAAGCTCTCGTCTACGGAACTGGAAAAGATTACGCGTCGCTACACCGCCGAACTCATCGAGTTCATCGGTCCTGAGAAAGACGTTCCCGCTCCCGACATGAACACTAACGAGCAGACCATGGCATGGATTATGGACACCTACTCCATGCACATGCGTCAGACCGTCACAGCCGTGGTCACAGGGAAACCGTTAAACATCGGCGGATCGCGCGGACGTCGCG encodes:
- a CDS encoding TIGR00730 family Rossman fold protein, with protein sequence MPQHEKPILEKAPLAYENPQFLNSPDGRGMRILAEYQEPLARFRRERIQDTVVFFGSARFANLSSAQTALQLLEKPGSAIPAPEREQPATLDGALHGRENSLKLKRAQAAVAMARYYEEARRLAFLLTKWSMKLHSKRHRFVVTSGGGPGIMEAANLGASEAGGKTIGLNIRLPFEQFPNRYITPELNFEFHYFFMRKYWFAYLSKALVIFPGGFGTLDELFEILTLAQTEKLAKKILVLIYGKEYWNRVLNLDALVDTGTISPEDKELFCYVDTPEEGFEILKEGLTRYHLQPQHLPAPEPDKEEAKDQGEAPEIAKTRG